From Peromyscus eremicus chromosome 3, PerEre_H2_v1, whole genome shotgun sequence, one genomic window encodes:
- the Apold1 gene encoding apolipoprotein L domain-containing protein 1, translated as MERLAAWEPQGVDALRRFQGLLLDRRGRLHGQVQRLREVARRLERLRRRSLAANVAGSSLSAAGAVAAIVGLSLSPVTLGASLVASAVGLGVATAGGAVTITSDLSLIFCNSREVRRVQEIAATCQDQMRELLSCLEFFCQWQGRGDRQLLQSGRDASMALYNSVYFIVFFGSRGFLIPRRAEGATKVSQAVLKAKIQKLSESLESCTGALDEFSEQLESRVRLCSKAGRGHNLRISADQDAALFF; from the coding sequence ATGGAGAGGCTGGCGGCCTGGGAGCCGCAGGGCGTGGATGCGCTGCGGCGCTTCCAAGGACTGCTGCTGGACCGCCGCGGCAGGCTGCACGGCCAAGTGCAGCGCCTGCGCGAAGTGGCCCGGAGGCTGGAGCGTCTGCGCCGGCGCTCCCTGGCGGCCAACGTGGCCGGCAGCTCTCTGAGCGCCGCGGGCGCCGTGGCCGCCATCGTGGGGCTGTCACTCAGCCCGGTCACCCTGGGGGCCTCGCTCGTGGCCTCGGCCGTGGGCCTAGGGGTGGCCACCGCCGGAGGGGCGGTCACCATCACGTCCGACCTCTCTCTGATCTTCTGCAATTCCCGGGAGGTGCGGAGGGTGCAGGAGATCGCCGCCACCTGTCAGGACCAGATGCGCGAGCTCCTGAGCTGCTTGGAGTTCTTCTGTCAGTGGCAGGGCCGCGGAGACCGCCAGCTGCTGCAGAGCGGGAGGGACGCCTCCATGGCCCTTTACAACTCTGTGTACTTCATCGTCTTCTTCGGCTCACGGGGCTTCCTCATCCCCAGGCGTGCCGAGGGGGCCACCAAAGTCAGCCAGGCCGTGCTGAAGGCCAAGATTCAGAAACTGTCTGAGAGCCTGGAGTCCTGCACCGGTGCCCTGGATGAATTTAGTGAGCAGTTGGAGTCCCGGGTCCGGCTCTGCAGCAAGGCCGGCCGCGGCCACAACCTCAGGATCTCCGCTGATCAGGATGCCGCGTTGTTTTTCTAA